The following proteins are co-located in the Actinomycetota bacterium genome:
- the argC gene encoding N-acetyl-gamma-glutamyl-phosphate reductase gives GAELARLLLNHPHVELTYVTADRYRDQKAASLYPNLTGICDLSYTVFDSRQAKENSDILFIALPHGTSMKIVPQLVDENHKIIDLSGDFRLVDKNVYERWYGIPHVYPALLGTAIYGLPEINRGAIKGANFVCNPGCYPTSVLLATAPLLIRKLIRTQTIVVDAKSGVSGAGRGLNLSSHFPECNENVKAYLVAAHKHTPEMEQEMSKLAGEEIKIAFTPHLIPMTRGILSTIYCDLKRSLKTPDLLEIYGLFYEGEPFVHILSEGEYPETKSVLGSNYCHIGLEVDERTRKVIVVCAIDNLVKGAAGQAIQNMNIMCGFSEDEGLRAVGLVP, from the coding sequence CTGGAGCTGAGCTCGCTCGGTTGTTACTGAATCATCCCCACGTTGAGCTGACTTATGTTACAGCCGATCGATATAGGGATCAGAAAGCTGCCTCTCTTTATCCCAATTTAACGGGAATTTGTGACCTTTCTTACACGGTTTTCGATTCAAGGCAAGCCAAGGAGAATTCGGATATTCTTTTCATTGCTTTACCTCATGGGACTTCGATGAAGATCGTGCCCCAGCTGGTGGACGAGAATCACAAGATCATCGACCTCAGTGGAGATTTTCGATTGGTTGATAAGAACGTCTATGAAAGGTGGTATGGGATACCCCATGTTTATCCCGCGCTTTTGGGTACGGCTATTTACGGACTGCCGGAAATTAATCGGGGAGCCATTAAAGGGGCGAATTTTGTTTGCAATCCCGGTTGTTATCCCACTAGCGTTCTCTTGGCAACGGCTCCTTTGCTGATAAGGAAGCTCATACGGACCCAAACTATCGTAGTGGATGCGAAATCCGGGGTTTCGGGGGCGGGTAGGGGTTTGAATCTCTCCAGCCACTTCCCTGAATGCAATGAAAATGTAAAGGCGTACTTGGTTGCCGCGCATAAGCATACCCCGGAAATGGAGCAAGAAATGAGCAAGCTCGCTGGGGAAGAAATAAAGATTGCTTTCACTCCTCACCTCATCCCCATGACTAGGGGTATCTTGAGCACCATATATTGTGATCTAAAACGGAGTTTAAAGACCCCCGATCTCCTCGAAATATATGGACTTTTTTATGAGGGTGAACCCTTCGTGCACATTCTGAGTGAGGGAGAATACCCTGAGACGAAAAGCGTTTTGGGTTCCAACTACTGCCATATAGGTTTGGAAGTGGATGAGCGAACTCGCAAGGTCATCGTGGTCTGCGCGATCGATAATTTGGTCAAGGGAGCTGCGGGCCAGGCCATTCAGAACATGAATATCATGTGTGGGTTTTCTGAAGACGAAGGACTAAGAGCTGTTGGGCTTGTACCTTGA